The following proteins are co-located in the Citrobacter freundii ATCC 8090 = MTCC 1658 = NBRC 12681 genome:
- the recX gene encoding recombination regulator RecX, translating to MTEATSRRSAYSRLLDRAVRILAMRDHSEQEMRRKLAAPVMGKNGPEEIDATPEDYDKVIAWCIESRYLDDDRFVQQFIASRSRKGYGPARVRQELNQKGITREAIERAMRECEIDWAVLAREQAIRKYGEPLPVDFSDKVKVQRFLLYRGYLMEDIQAIWRNFDD from the coding sequence ATGACAGAAGCAACTTCCCGCCGTTCCGCTTATTCCCGACTGCTTGACCGCGCCGTACGTATTCTGGCGATGCGCGATCACAGCGAGCAGGAAATGCGGCGCAAGCTGGCCGCTCCGGTGATGGGGAAAAATGGACCAGAAGAAATTGATGCCACGCCGGAGGATTACGACAAGGTCATCGCCTGGTGTATTGAAAGTCGTTATCTGGATGATGATCGCTTCGTGCAGCAGTTTATCGCCAGCCGTAGCCGCAAAGGTTATGGACCTGCCCGGGTGCGCCAGGAATTAAACCAAAAAGGGATCACGCGTGAAGCTATCGAGCGGGCCATGCGTGAGTGCGAAATTGACTGGGCAGTGCTTGCGCGTGAGCAGGCCATTCGGAAGTACGGTGAACCTTTACCTGTCGATTTTTCAGATAAGGTAAAGGTCCAGCGTTTTTTGCTCTATCGCGGCTATCTGATGGAAGATATTCAGGCAATATGGCGAAATTTTGACGATTGA